DNA sequence from the Candidatus Obscuribacterales bacterium genome:
GGCTGTCTGACCTCATGCAAGCGGCGATCGCTTCCCAACATATCCAGTTCACGAGTGATTTAGCGGCCGGGGTCTCCCATGGGGAAGTTCTCTTTATTGCCGTGGGAACGCCGGCCCTGCCTACCGGGGAAAGCGATACCCGCTACATCGAATCCGTAGCGCGGGGCATTGGCGCTCACCTCGACCAAGACTATAAGGTGATTGTCAACAAGTCCACCGTACCCATTGGTTCGGGCGATTGGGTGCGCATGATTGTGTTAGACGGGGTCAATGAACGGCGTAAGGCGGCCAATGGCGGCGATAACGATGCAGCACCCCTAGCGGTAGACTTTGATGTGGTCAGCAACCCAGAATTTCTCCGGGAAGGGTCTGCCATTTATGACACCTTCAATCCCGATCGCATTGTTCTTGGAAGCAGTAGCGATCGCGCCGTGGGCATTATGAAAACGCTCTACGATCCAATTGTGCGGCGGGAGTTAGCTGAAGATAAGTCCCTACCGCCTGTCCCCGTTTTGGTCACCGACATCAGCTCGGCGGAAATGGTGAAATATGCGTCTAATGCCTTCCTGGCAACCAAAATCAGCTTCATCAATGAAGTCGCCAACATTTGCGATCGCGTCGGTGCCGATGTCACGCAAGTAGCCAAAGGCATTGGTCTAGATTCGCGCATTGGCAGCAAATTCCTGCAGGCGGGCTTAGGCTGGGGTGGATCGTGTTTTCCCAAAGATGTATCGGCCCTCATCCACACCGCCCATGACTATGGCTACGAGGCAGAAATCCTCAAGGCTGCGGTGAATGTAAATGAGCGGCAGCGGTTGTTGACGGTGGAAAAACTCCAGCAGGTGCTCAAAATCCTAAAAGGAAAAACCATTGGCCTGCTGGGGCTGACCTTCAAACCCGACACCGACGATATGCGGGATGCACCGTCCCTGAAAATGATTGAGGCCCTGAACCGCCTTGGTGCCAAGGTGAAGGCCTATGATCCCATCGTCTCCCAAAGTGGCCTTAGTTCTGGCTTAAGCGGTGTGCTCGTTGAATCTGATGCAGAATTCCTCGCCGATGGCTGTGATGCGTTGGTGCTGGTCACCGAGTGGAAACAGTTTCAAGGGTTGGACTTCGCCAGAATGGCAAAGCTGATGAATAACCCCATCATTATTGATGGCCGGAATTTCCTCGATCGCAAGGCATTGGAGCAACTCGGCTTCCAATATGTGGGCATTGGCCGTTAGTTGACGAGCTAAGCGTTTATAAACCTAAAGATTGGGGCGGGCATCAGCTCGCCCTTTTTATTGTTCTCCGGGTTTAAATGTTCATCTGGGACAACCTCAGTTTGCTTAACCCG
Encoded proteins:
- a CDS encoding UDP-glucose/GDP-mannose dehydrogenase family protein, whose translation is MRVCVIGTGYVGLVTGVCLAHAGHHVICVDNNEEKVKLMQAGQSPIYEPGLSDLMQAAIASQHIQFTSDLAAGVSHGEVLFIAVGTPALPTGESDTRYIESVARGIGAHLDQDYKVIVNKSTVPIGSGDWVRMIVLDGVNERRKAANGGDNDAAPLAVDFDVVSNPEFLREGSAIYDTFNPDRIVLGSSSDRAVGIMKTLYDPIVRRELAEDKSLPPVPVLVTDISSAEMVKYASNAFLATKISFINEVANICDRVGADVTQVAKGIGLDSRIGSKFLQAGLGWGGSCFPKDVSALIHTAHDYGYEAEILKAAVNVNERQRLLTVEKLQQVLKILKGKTIGLLGLTFKPDTDDMRDAPSLKMIEALNRLGAKVKAYDPIVSQSGLSSGLSGVLVESDAEFLADGCDALVLVTEWKQFQGLDFARMAKLMNNPIIIDGRNFLDRKALEQLGFQYVGIGR